A stretch of Vigna angularis cultivar LongXiaoDou No.4 chromosome 4, ASM1680809v1, whole genome shotgun sequence DNA encodes these proteins:
- the LOC108329975 gene encoding GATA transcription factor 7, producing the protein MEVAVAKALKPSLRREFIVQQTHCEDFFSLNANTVAGGDDFSVDDLFDFSDGSLHYEPQEYVEEKKSLSASSQSKDRGEDDSNSNSTGVSYDSIFSAELAVPAGDLEDLEWVSHFVDDSLPELSLLYPVRPEEVNRRVEPEPSAKKTPRFPCETKITTKTRTVRNRKPNARVWSLGPLLSLPSSPSSCSSSSTEPPAKKQKKRAEAQPVGAQVQRRCSHCQVQKTPQWRTGPLGAKTLCNACGVRYKSGRLFSEYRPACSPTFCSDIHSNSHRKVLEIRKKKGVSGPEAHPQAQMVPTC; encoded by the exons ATGGAGGTAGCAGTGGCCAAAGCGTTGAAACCGAGTTTAAGGCGGGAGTTCATCGTCCAGCAAACGCACTGCGAGGATTTTTTTTCCCTCAACGCCAACACCGTTGCCGGAGGCGACGATTTCTCCGTCGACGACCTATTTGACTTTTCAGACGGCTCTCTTCACTACGAACCACAAGAATAcgtggaagaaaaaaaaagtttatcgGCCTCGTCGCAGTCAAAGGACCGTGGAGAAGACGATAGCAACTCTAATTCCACCGGAGTTTCCTACGATTCAATTTTCTCCGCCGAACTAGCCGTTCCG GCCGGTGATTTGGAGGACCTAGAGTGGGTTTCACACTTTGTTGACGATTCTCTCCCGGAGCTGTCTCTTTTATACCCGGTTCGTCCGGAGGAAGTGAACCGGCGGGTCGAACCGGAACCCTCAGCGAAGAAAACGCCTCGTTTTCCGTGTGAAACGAAGATAACAACCAAGACAAGAACTGTACGGAATAGAAAACCAAACGCTCGCGTGTGGTCGTTGGGCCCGTTGCTCTCCCTCCCGTCCTCGCCGTCTTCGTGCTCGTCTTCCTCGACGGAGCCGCCCGCGAAGAAACAGAAAAAGCGGGCCGAGGCCCAGCCCGTTGGGGCCCAGGTTCAGCGGCGGTGCAGTCACTGTCAAGTGCAGAAGACACCGCAGTGGAGGACGGGCCCACTGGGCGCAAAAACCCTCTGCAACGCGTGCGGGGTCCGGTACAAATCGGGTCGGCTTTTTTCGGAGTACAGGCCGGCCTGTAGCCCAACCTTCTGCAGCGATATTCACTCCAACAGCCACCGGAAAGTGTTGGAGATTCGCAAGAAGAAAGGGGTTTCTGGGCCGGAGGCCCATCCCCAGGCCCAAATGGTTCCCACCTGCTGA
- the LOC108329957 gene encoding SH3 domain-containing protein 2: MEAIRKQASKLREQVARQQQAVLKQFGAGGYGGSDNMVTDEVELQQHQKLEKLYISTRAGKHYQRDIVRGVEGYIVTGSKQVEIGTKLSEDSRKYGADNTCTSGSTLSRAALNYARARAQMEKERGSLLKALGTQVAEPLRAMVMGAPLEDARHLAQRYDRMRQEAEAQAIEVSKRQARVRETPGNTENAMKLEAAEVKLQDLKTNMAILGKEAAAAMAAVEAQQQRLTLQRLIAMVEAERAYHQRVLQILDQLEGEMISERQRIEAPPTPSVDNSMPPPPSYEEVNGVYASQTHNGSTDSMGYFLGEVLFPYHAESEVELNLSVGDYIVVRKVTNNGWAEGECKGKAGWFPFGYVERRERVLASKVAEVF, translated from the exons ATGGAAGCTATCAGAAAGCAAGCCTCCAAACTTCGAGAACAGGTTGCTCGCCAACAACAG GCTGTGCTTAAACAGTTTGGGGCTGGGGGATATGGAGGCTCAGATAATATGGTTACTGATGAGGTGGAACTTCAACAACATCAGAAACTTGAGAAGCTTTACATATCAACACGGGCTGGAAAG CATTATCAAAGGGATATTGTCCGTGGTGTGGAAGGTTATATTGTAACTGGATCCAAGCAAGTTGAAATAG GAACAAAGTTATCAGAAGATAGCAGGAAATATGGTGCAGATAATACATGTACCAGTGGTAGTACGTTATCAAGAGCAGCGCTAAACTATGCACGTGCCCGTGCACAAATGGAGAAGGAGCGTGGAAGCTTACTAAAAGCACTTGGAACACAG GTTGCGGAGCCCTTAAGAGCGATGGTGATGGGAGCACCATTGGAAGATGCCCGACATCTTGCTCAACGATATGATAGAATGCGGCAGGAAGCTGAAGCCCAG GCTATTGAAGTTTCCAAACGCCAGGCAAGAGTAAGAGAAACACCAGGCAATACTGAGAATGCTATGAAACTGGAAGCAGCTGAAGTAAAGCTCCAAGACCTAAAGACAAACATGGCCATATTGGGAAAAGAAGCAGCTGCTGCAATGGCTGCTGTTGAAGCGCAGCAACAGAGGTTAACCCTCCAGCGTCTTATAGCTATG gtTGAAGCAGAGCGAGCATATCATCAAAGAGTACTCCAAATACTGGATCAGCTAGAGGGAGAG ATGATATCAGAACGACAGCGGATTGAAGCCCCTCCTACACCAAGTGTGGATAACAGCATGCCACCACCTCCATCATACGAAGAAGTAAATGGTGTATATGCTTCTCAAACACATAATGGCTCAACAGATAGTATGGGTTACTTCTTAGGAGAG GTTTTGTTTCCCTACCATGCGGAGTCAGAAGTTGAATTGAATCTATCAGTTGGGGATTACATTGTTGTTAGAAAG GTGACCAACAATGGATGGGCTGAGGGCGAATGCAAAGGGAAAGCAGGTTGGTTTCCATTTGGTTACGTTGAAAGAAGGGAGCGAGTCCTTGCAAGTAAGGTAGCTGAAgtgttttga
- the LOC108332216 gene encoding protein FMP32, mitochondrial isoform X2, protein MALCKRAFHLCSNRRLCLAKFTDLDYVLPSMTLQSSRHLSQALNSNLKRAFLVDTLALSEVIQESSLSKFKSEVQSSQEHHFSLLQRETEKLRGDIEKMRSEMRYEIDKVTAGQRLDLNLERGRIRDELANQNAETSSLTNKLDREIHELRAHVEAAKYDVIKYCIGTLVSISAVGLAVIRIIL, encoded by the exons ATGGCGTTGTGCAAACGCGCTTTTCATCTGTGTTCCAATCGTCGTCTCTGCCTGGCCAAGTTCACCGACCTCGACTATGTACTGCCTTCTATGACGTTGCAGAGTAGCAGGCACCTTTCGCAGGCCCTGAACTCCAACCTAAAGCGCGCGTTCCTCGTCGACACACTTGCGCTG TCAGAGGTAATTCAAGAATCGAGTCTGTCCAAGTTCAAATCTGAAGTGCAAAGTTCTCAG GAGCATCATTTTTCTCTATTGCAACGTGAGACTGAGAAGCTTCGTGGTGACATTGAGAAGATGAGAAGTGAAATGAG ATACGAGATTGACAAAGTCACTGCTGGACAACGTCTAGACCTGAATCTTGAAAGAGG ACGCATACGCGATGAGCTTGCTAATCAGAACGCTGAAACCTCCAGTTTGACAAACAAACTCGATCGG GAAATTCATGAATTAAGAGCCCACGTAGAAGCTGCAAAGTATGATGTGATCAAATACTGCATAGGTACTCTTGTTTCCATATCTGCAGTGGGTCTCGCTGTAATCCGCATCATATTATAG
- the LOC108332216 gene encoding protein FMP32, mitochondrial isoform X1, whose protein sequence is MALCKRAFHLCSNRRLCLAKFTDLDYVLPSMTLQSSRHLSQALNSNLKRAFLVDTLALVRGLEAKGVPSKQAEAITSAITQVLNDSLENVVNSFVSKIDMQKSEVIQESSLSKFKSEVQSSQEHHFSLLQRETEKLRGDIEKMRSEMRYEIDKVTAGQRLDLNLERGRIRDELANQNAETSSLTNKLDREIHELRAHVEAAKYDVIKYCIGTLVSISAVGLAVIRIIL, encoded by the exons ATGGCGTTGTGCAAACGCGCTTTTCATCTGTGTTCCAATCGTCGTCTCTGCCTGGCCAAGTTCACCGACCTCGACTATGTACTGCCTTCTATGACGTTGCAGAGTAGCAGGCACCTTTCGCAGGCCCTGAACTCCAACCTAAAGCGCGCGTTCCTCGTCGACACACTTGCGCTG GTAAGGGGTTTAGAGGCCAAAGGAGTTCCTTCCAAACAAGCCGAAGCGATAACTTCTGCAATCACCCAAGTTCTTAATGATAGTTTGGAAAATGTAGTTAATTCTTTTGTTTCAAAGATCGATATGCAGAAG TCAGAGGTAATTCAAGAATCGAGTCTGTCCAAGTTCAAATCTGAAGTGCAAAGTTCTCAG GAGCATCATTTTTCTCTATTGCAACGTGAGACTGAGAAGCTTCGTGGTGACATTGAGAAGATGAGAAGTGAAATGAG ATACGAGATTGACAAAGTCACTGCTGGACAACGTCTAGACCTGAATCTTGAAAGAGG ACGCATACGCGATGAGCTTGCTAATCAGAACGCTGAAACCTCCAGTTTGACAAACAAACTCGATCGG GAAATTCATGAATTAAGAGCCCACGTAGAAGCTGCAAAGTATGATGTGATCAAATACTGCATAGGTACTCTTGTTTCCATATCTGCAGTGGGTCTCGCTGTAATCCGCATCATATTATAG